A single window of Enterococcus mundtii DNA harbors:
- a CDS encoding DUF916 and DUF3324 domain-containing protein: MIHKQTIQKSLWLLIALFFFLPRAVQAEEASLNTYVTPLFPESQVDESKGYYELLLPPGQKETLRLEVGNSSSEPINVQVTPHTAYTNTLGNVEYGKDVEEADPSLIHSLDELMTPSEVIALAGNETKVIEIPLQMPKDAFEGYLAGGLRITEVKEEEDSDAPGGEGVAIKNEFAHVVGVVVSNTRDSVQPELELLDVFADQLNYRNVISATLQNFTPTFVNQLAVEATVKRVGENEVLYKAEKEMMQMAPNSNFNFPISLEGDRFRSGNYVLELTATSGENEWSWTREFTIEADEARKLNREDVMIDSGVNWWMIGATILLILMLGLVLYLMWQKKRARESEKEV, from the coding sequence ATGATACACAAACAAACGATACAAAAAAGTCTATGGTTGCTTATAGCGCTCTTCTTTTTCTTGCCACGGGCGGTCCAGGCCGAAGAAGCGAGTTTAAATACGTATGTTACCCCTCTTTTTCCAGAGAGCCAAGTGGATGAAAGTAAAGGATACTATGAGTTATTACTCCCTCCTGGACAAAAAGAGACTTTGCGACTAGAAGTCGGAAATTCCAGTTCAGAACCAATCAACGTTCAGGTGACACCGCATACAGCTTATACTAATACTTTGGGGAATGTCGAGTATGGCAAAGATGTTGAAGAAGCGGATCCATCCTTAATCCACTCCTTGGATGAGCTGATGACTCCTTCGGAGGTCATTGCTTTAGCTGGAAATGAAACAAAGGTTATAGAAATTCCTCTGCAAATGCCTAAAGACGCCTTTGAAGGGTATTTAGCCGGCGGTTTAAGGATCACCGAAGTAAAAGAAGAGGAAGATAGCGATGCCCCAGGAGGAGAAGGCGTAGCTATCAAGAATGAGTTTGCCCATGTGGTTGGTGTGGTCGTTAGTAATACTCGAGACTCGGTGCAACCGGAGTTGGAACTATTAGATGTGTTTGCAGATCAATTGAACTACCGCAATGTGATCAGCGCCACGTTACAAAACTTTACGCCCACTTTTGTCAATCAATTGGCGGTGGAAGCGACCGTAAAACGAGTAGGGGAGAATGAGGTTCTCTACAAGGCGGAGAAAGAAATGATGCAGATGGCCCCAAATTCTAATTTCAACTTCCCGATTTCTTTAGAAGGCGACCGTTTTCGAAGTGGGAACTATGTCCTAGAATTAACAGCTACATCGGGAGAGAATGAATGGTCATGGACGCGTGAATTTACGATTGAAGCCGATGAAGCCCGCAAGTTAAATCGAGAAGACGTAATGATTGATTCTGGTGTCAATTGGTGGATGATCGGTGCGACTATTTTGCTTATTTTAATGCTTGGACTTGTGCTTTACCTGATGTGGCAAAAGAAAAG
- a CDS encoding WxL domain-containing protein, whose protein sequence is MKFIRLATVAALSTTIFAGGVQAFAEEENPESKEVRKTTTTGQVTFTPNIEDTVVEPDPEGPDVTIPPIPGTGPLTIATVPTMNFGTKVISTADEHYNMIAEMQQKAGTTGEENMIPYVSMAQVQDTRGTNEGWELSVSLSEFQAKTDTLNSVLKGAKITLFDPSLRYSVDDANQEPTIHASGLELIPSEEAVPVMTAANQKGGGTSSVVWGDHDALAKQVEDGVDVVENKAIQLFVPGSTAKDAVTYTSTLTWELELTPDNEEPDAV, encoded by the coding sequence ATGAAATTTATTCGTTTAGCAACTGTAGCCGCATTATCAACCACGATTTTCGCAGGAGGTGTACAGGCTTTCGCTGAAGAGGAAAACCCAGAGTCAAAAGAAGTACGTAAAACAACAACGACCGGTCAGGTCACCTTCACTCCAAATATTGAAGACACAGTAGTAGAACCTGATCCTGAAGGTCCAGATGTGACGATCCCACCAATTCCTGGTACAGGACCACTAACGATTGCAACAGTTCCAACAATGAACTTTGGAACGAAAGTGATCTCAACTGCTGATGAACATTACAACATGATTGCGGAAATGCAACAGAAAGCCGGGACAACAGGCGAGGAAAATATGATTCCTTATGTCAGTATGGCACAAGTTCAAGACACCCGTGGTACCAATGAAGGATGGGAACTGAGCGTGAGTTTAAGTGAATTTCAAGCAAAAACAGATACCCTAAATAGTGTGTTAAAAGGCGCCAAAATCACGTTATTCGATCCTTCCCTTCGTTACAGTGTCGATGATGCAAATCAGGAACCGACGATTCACGCAAGTGGTTTAGAGTTGATTCCAAGTGAAGAGGCCGTGCCGGTCATGACGGCTGCTAACCAAAAGGGTGGCGGAACTTCTTCCGTTGTTTGGGGAGATCATGATGCGCTTGCAAAACAAGTGGAAGATGGGGTAGATGTCGTCGAAAATAAGGCGATCCAATTGTTTGTTCCTGGCTCGACTGCCAAAGATGCAGTAACGTATACCTCTACATTGACATGGGAATTAGAACTAACACCAGATAATGAGGAACCTGATGCGGTTTAA
- a CDS encoding LPXTG cell wall anchor domain-containing protein, translating to MRKTIGLMIGLMSLIIAIQFPLQVYGTQVQSVESEGSIGFTGTYEPIGPPDPPPSTSPQKPGGTLPKTNMTGSSLGLWIGSFLVAGVLLVVGNKKRKATQEN from the coding sequence ATGCGAAAAACTATTGGTCTTATGATTGGTCTAATGTCCCTAATAATAGCGATACAATTTCCCCTGCAGGTGTATGGTACACAGGTCCAATCCGTCGAGTCAGAAGGATCTATTGGGTTTACAGGAACTTATGAACCAATCGGTCCACCAGATCCACCTCCCAGCACCAGCCCACAAAAGCCAGGAGGAACTTTGCCAAAAACCAATATGACCGGTAGCTCACTTGGGCTATGGATTGGAAGTTTCTTAGTGGCAGGTGTTTTATTAGTCGTAGGGAATAAAAAAAGAAAAGCAACACAAGAAAATTAA
- a CDS encoding type II toxin-antitoxin system RelE family toxin — protein sequence MSYKIKYTSASKKDYEKLDNSQKLQIRKSLKKIEEFGLDTGQPLRGKLADCKKMKHKKLGLRVIFKQSDLGIEIIEIVVIGKRNEKEVYREAEKRLGR from the coding sequence ATGAGTTACAAAATAAAATACACTTCTGCTTCAAAAAAAGATTATGAAAAACTAGACAATAGTCAAAAATTGCAAATAAGGAAGTCTTTAAAAAAAATTGAGGAATTTGGATTAGACACTGGGCAACCTCTTAGAGGAAAACTGGCAGATTGTAAAAAAATGAAACATAAAAAATTAGGTTTGCGAGTGATATTCAAACAGTCTGACTTAGGAATTGAAATAATTGAAATTGTAGTGATCGGCAAACGGAACGAAAAAGAAGTCTACAGGGAAGCAGAAAAAAGATTAGGTAGATAG
- a CDS encoding type II toxin-antitoxin system RelB/DinJ family antitoxin, with protein sequence MSTKERLNVNLDSELKKNTAETLEALGLDFTTAINIYFKQIVSKQKIPFEISAPKYFSAEEVMGKNWREDLDSIEDEWE encoded by the coding sequence ATGTCAACAAAAGAAAGATTGAACGTTAATTTGGATTCTGAATTGAAGAAGAATACAGCAGAAACATTAGAAGCTTTAGGACTTGATTTTACAACCGCCATTAATATCTATTTCAAACAAATAGTTAGTAAGCAAAAAATTCCTTTTGAAATCTCTGCTCCAAAATATTTCTCTGCCGAAGAGGTTATGGGAAAGAATTGGAGAGAAGACTTAGATAGCATTGAGGACGAGTGGGAATGA
- a CDS encoding DNA cytosine methyltransferase: MKQSKQLTFIDLFAGVGGFRMGMEKAGHKCVGFCEIDKYARQSYKAIFNTENEVEMHDITRISDDTIRGFGRVDIITGGFPCQAFSSAGKRRGFADTRGTLFFEIARFAHILRPSILFLENVKGLLNHNGGATFETILRTLDELGYDVAWQVLNSKDFVPQNRERVFIVGHFRESGARKFLPLTGEEKSVDQKSAKINIAGTTNKRNNLNTNFRERTYYTNGLMGTLTATDYKMPKQIVVGNVNPSGDGMNGQVSSIEGIAPTLTTNKGEGNKIAIPIISPDKDEVRQNGRRIKNNGEEMFTLTAQDRHGIIVEGKIDGRYRSAVSVYSPEGICPTLNTMQGGGQQPKIVVNEIRNNADEDPNNLAQRDFQVRKLTPLECWRLQSFPDWAFLAAKFGSKQVAQRILVERMDHYNSPFEQKVSDSQLYKQAGNSVTVDVIYFIAKHFHLS; encoded by the coding sequence ATGAAACAATCGAAACAACTAACTTTTATTGATTTATTTGCGGGTGTAGGCGGTTTTCGGATGGGAATGGAAAAAGCAGGACATAAATGTGTCGGCTTTTGTGAAATTGATAAATATGCTAGACAGAGTTATAAAGCGATCTTTAATACTGAAAATGAGGTGGAAATGCATGATATTACGAGGATCTCAGACGACACTATTCGAGGATTCGGACGTGTGGACATTATCACAGGAGGATTTCCTTGCCAGGCTTTCAGTTCTGCAGGAAAAAGACGAGGTTTCGCAGATACTAGAGGAACTCTCTTTTTTGAGATTGCACGCTTCGCACATATTTTGCGACCTAGCATTTTATTCCTTGAAAATGTCAAAGGATTGCTCAACCACAATGGCGGAGCTACGTTTGAAACAATACTCAGAACACTGGATGAACTGGGGTATGACGTGGCATGGCAAGTGCTTAACAGCAAGGATTTTGTCCCGCAAAACCGAGAACGTGTCTTTATTGTCGGACATTTTAGAGAGTCAGGTGCCAGAAAGTTTTTACCTCTCACAGGAGAAGAAAAATCAGTTGATCAAAAATCAGCAAAAATCAATATAGCTGGGACGACAAATAAACGCAATAACTTAAATACAAATTTTCGAGAACGAACCTATTATACTAACGGATTAATGGGAACTTTAACGGCTACTGATTATAAAATGCCAAAACAAATTGTAGTCGGAAATGTAAATCCTAGTGGGGATGGTATGAATGGTCAGGTTAGTAGTATAGAGGGGATCGCTCCAACTCTTACGACAAACAAAGGAGAAGGAAATAAGATAGCGATTCCTATAATATCTCCAGATAAAGATGAAGTTCGACAGAATGGTCGAAGAATAAAAAATAATGGAGAAGAAATGTTCACACTTACCGCACAAGATCGCCACGGAATCATAGTAGAAGGAAAGATTGATGGACGTTATCGATCAGCGGTCAGTGTCTATTCTCCTGAAGGGATTTGTCCAACGTTAAATACCATGCAAGGAGGTGGGCAACAGCCGAAAATTGTTGTGAATGAAATACGCAATAATGCGGATGAGGATCCAAATAATTTAGCACAGAGAGATTTTCAGGTTCGTAAATTAACACCTTTAGAGTGCTGGAGGCTTCAATCGTTTCCAGATTGGGCATTTCTAGCAGCCAAATTCGGCAGTAAACAAGTTGCACAAAGAATTTTGGTTGAACGTATGGATCATTATAACTCTCCCTTTGAGCAGAAGGTTTCTGACAGCCAACTATATAAACAAGCAGGAAATAGTGTGACAGTAGATGTGATCTACTTTATTGCGAAGCATTTCCACCTTTCATAG